In Gossypium raimondii isolate GPD5lz chromosome 12, ASM2569854v1, whole genome shotgun sequence, a single window of DNA contains:
- the LOC105764697 gene encoding diacylglycerol kinase 1 codes for MDEERMLHPSWTDKSPTEMQVVSHFFILSCVIAGLVGILTIVYTAFQWRRNINLSWMKAVARSKKNPKAEHKSPAAPHTWELESVSRGKKVNCCACLKPMSPSQTLGPMVASDSFIHRCSICGAVAHLSCSSRAQQDCKCVSMIGFEHVMHQWAVRWTELTDQPDEASFCSYCEEPCSGSFLGGSPIWCCLWCQRLLHVDCHSSMSNETGNICDLGPFRRLILSPLYVKKLSPNSGFLSSITHGANELASSVRETIRSQGKKHKHNNKTSADTGSNGSISDMSTESTADTLQNVNGSYAKEGNCNGSMNVGTPCQDGSINKKIESNPSIKRSGSINQKDESQALRMKQRYELTDLPPDARPLLVFINKKSGARRGDSLRQRLNLLLNPVQVIELSSTQGPEMGLFLFRKVPHFRILVCGGDGTVGWVLNAIDKQNFVSPPPVAILPAGTGNDLARVLSWGGGLGSVERQGGLCTVLQHIEHAAVTILDRWKVAVLNQQGKQLQSPKFMNNYLGIGCDAKVALDIHNLREENPEKFYNQFMNKVLYAREGAKSIMDRTFADFPWQVRVEVDGVEIEVPEDAEGVLVANIGSYMGGVDLWQNEDDTYESFDPQSMHDKILEVVSISGTWHLGTLQVGLSRARRLAQGQSIKIQLFAALPVQIDGEPWSQQPCTLAISHHSQAFMLRRTAEERLGHAAAIITNVLESAETNHVINTSQKRALLQEMALRLT; via the exons ATGGATGAAGAACGCATGTTGCATCCCAGTTGGACCGACAAGAGCCCGACTGAAATGCAAGTTGTTTCACATTTCTTCATTCTCTCTTGTGTCATCGCTGGCCTGGTTGGTATTTTGACTATAGTTTACACAGCTTTCCAGTGGAGAAGAAACATTAACTTAAGTTGGATGAAAGCTGTAGCTAGGTCAAAGAAAAACCCGAAGGCCGAACATAAGAGTCCTGCAGCTCCTCATACTTGGGAGCTGGAATCCGTATCCCGTGGAAAGAAAGTAAATTGCTGTGCTTGCTTGAAGCCAATGTCACCTTCTCAAACCCTAGGGCCGATGGTAGCTTCAGATAGTTTCATTCACCGCTGTAGCATATGTGGGGCAGTGGCTCATTTGAGCTGCTCTTCGCGTGCACAGCAGGATTGTAAGTGTGTCTCCATGATTGGGTTTGAGCATGTGATGCATCAGTGGGCAGTTCGTTGGACAGAGCTTACTGATCAACCTGATGAAGCTTCCTTCTGTAGCTATTGTGAAGAGCCATGTAGCGGGTCTTTCCTTGGTGGATCTCCTATATGGTGTTGCTTGTGGTGCCAACGACTTCTACATGTGGACTGTCACAGTAGCATGTCTAATGAAACTGGTAATATTTGTGATTTAGGACCATTCAGAAGGTTGATTCTCTCACCTCTTTATGTTAAGAAGTTGAGCCCCAATTCGGGATTTCTGAGCTCAATCACACATGGTGCAAATGAGTTAGCTTCTTCAGTGCGGGAAACCATTAGGAGTCAGGGCAAGAAGCACaagcataataataaaaccTCAGCTGATACAGGTAGTAATGGTAGCATCTCTGACATGTCAACAGAGAGCACTGCTGATACCCTACAAAATGTAAATGGTTCTTATGCAAAAGAAGGGAACTGCAATGGTAGTATGAATGTAGGAACCCCATGCCAAGATGGTAGcattaataagaaaatagagTCAAATCCTAGTATCAAAAGAAGTGGATCAATTAATCAGAAGGATGAGTCTCAAGCTTTAAGGATGAAGCAAAGATATGAGCTGACTGACTTACCACCAGATGCGAGACCATTACTGGTTTTCATCAATAAGAAGAGTGGTGCCCGGCGTGGAGATTCCCTCAGGCAGCGCTTGAACCTTCTTTTGAATCCTGTTCAG GTTATTGAATTGAGTTCAACACAGGGACCAGAGATGGGTCTTTTTTTATTCAGAAAGGTGCCTCATTTCAGGATACTCGTATGTGGAGGAGATGGTACTGTTGGTTGGGTTCTTAATGCAATAGACAAGCAAAATTTTGTTTCACCACCTCCAGTTGCTATTCTCCCCGCTGGAACTGGAAATGATCTGGCCAGGGTTCTGTCATGGGGAGGTGGTTTGGGCTCAGTGGAGAGACAAGGGGGCCTTTGCACAGTCTTGCAGCACATAGAGCATGCTGCAGTAACAATTCTTGACCGCTGGAAGGTAGCTGTTTTGAACCAACAGGGGAAGCAACTTCAATCTCCAAAATTTATGAACAATTATCTAG GAATTGGTTGTGATGCGAAGGTTGCTTTGGACATTCACAACTTGCGAGAGGAGAATCCTGAGAAGTTTTATAATCAG TTTATGAATAAAGTGCTCTATGCAAGAGAGGGTGCAAAGAGTATAATGGACAGAACGTTTGCGGACTTTCCTTGGCAAGTTAGAGTTGAAGTGGATGGTGTTGAGATAGAGGTCCCTGAG GATGCAGAAGGGGTACTTGTTGCAAACATTGGAAGCTACATGGGAGGTGTAGACCTTTGGCAAAACGAGGATGATACATATGAGAGTTTTGATCCTCAGTCTATGCATGATAAAATACTAGAGGTTGTGAGCATATCTGGAACTTGGCACCTTGGAACACTGCAG GTGGGGCTTTCTCGTGCCCGAAGACTTGCACAAGGACAGTCGATTAAAATACAGCTCTTTGCTGCATTACCTGTTCAAATTGATGGAGAACCTTGGTCTCAGCAGCCATGTACATTGGCCATATCACATCACAGCCAG GCCTTCATGTTGAGGAGGACAGCCGAGGAACGTCTAGGGCATGCAGCTGCCATAATAACCAATGTGCTTGAGAGTGCTGAAACAAACCATGTAATTAACACGTCACAGAAGCGAGCTCTTCTTCAAGAAATGGCATTAAGGTTGACATAG